The window GGGCTGGGAAATCGAGGCCACCGGCATCATCAAGGGCACCGAGCATCAGGCGGCGGCGCAGAAGCTCGCCGACTTCTCCGCCAGCCGCGAGGCCATGGACCTGTACAAGGCCAACTTCGCCGTGCTCGCCCAGCCGGGCATCGCCGAGCGCTTCCAGGAACTGCCGGCCGACTACGAGCAGCGCCTGATCAAGAACGACTTCGCCTGGGCCTCGAAGAACCGCGACAGCATCCTCGCCGAGTGGCGCAAGCGCTACGACGGCAAGTCCGAGCCGGTGGTGCAGTAAGAAAAGCGCCCTCTCCCTAACCCTCTCCCGTAAACGGGAGAGGGGATAAGAGCGCTCCGTGCCCGCCCACTGCGCGGAGCTGGCGTATGAGCTCCCCTCGCCCATTTATGGGAGAGGGGCCGGGGGAGAGGGAAAACCCGCGAGCACCCTCTTTCAAGCCCGTAGCCTGCACCAACGCCCTCGCTCCTTGGGAGAGGGGCGGGGGCGAGCTTGCCCAAGATTCCAAGGAATTCTCCATGACCCAACACGACTGCGACATCGCCATAGTCGGCGCCGGCATCCTCGGTCTGTCCCACGCCCATGCCGCCGCCCGCCGCGGCCTGCGCGTGCGGGTCTACGAGCGCAGCGGCACGCCGCTCGGCGCCTCGATCCGCAACTTCGGCCAGGCCCTGGTCAGCGGCCAGCCGCCCGGCCCGATGCTCGACCTGGCCCGCGCCAGCCGCGCGATCTGGGGCGGCTGGGCAGCTGCTGCGAATTTTTCGCTGCTGCGCAACGGCGTGCTGCTGTTCGCCCGCACGCAAGCCGAGGAGGCGCTGCTCGAGGCCTTCTGCGCCGGCCGCGCCGTCGAACACGGCTACCGCGCCGAACTTCTGCGCGGCGCGCCGCTGGCCGCCCTGTACGCCGGCCGTTTCCGTCACCACCGCGCCGCCCTGCACGGCCTGGACGACCAGCAGCTGTATTCGCGCGAGGCGATCCCGGCGCTGATCGAGCATCTGCGCCGCGACCTCGGCGTCGCGTTCCACTTCTCCACCCTGGTCCGCGAGGTCGAGCCGGGCCTGCTGCAGACCACCGCCGGGCGCTGCACGGCGCGGCAGATCCTGGTTTGCTCCGGCCACGACTACCAGACCCTGCTGGCTGACCATTTCGCCGCACTGCAGCCGCAGGTGTGCCGCCTGCAGATGCTGCGCGTGCGCCCGCCGGCCGACTTCGGCCTGCGCCACGCCGTGCTCACCGGCCTCAGTTGCGTGCACTACGGCGCCTTCGCCGACCTGCCGGAGGCGGCGGCGGTGCAGGCGGAGATCCGCCGCCAGCGGCCGGAGCTGGAAGCGCACGGCATCCATCTGCTGGTCAGCCCGACCCCGCATGGCGAGCTGATCGTCGGTGATTCGCATCATTACGGCAGCGATGCCGCGCCGTTCAATGCCGAGGAGGTCGACGAGCTGATGCTCGGCCTGGCCGAACACACCCTGGCCACCCCGCTGAAGGTGCTCGAGCGCTGGCAGGGTGTGTATGGCGCGCGCGGCGCCGAGCCGTTCTCCGTCGTGCGCGCGGCGCCCGGCGTCACCGCCGTGCTGATGCGCAGCGGCGTCGGCATGAGCGTCGGTCCGGCGCTCGGCGAGCGCACTGTCGCCGCGCTGCTCGGTGAGGGTGATTGGCCTGCCTAGACGCTTTTTTGTAGGCTGGCTTAGCCGCGCCGCGGTGTAACCCACCGGCGGCGCTCCCCGGCCACGCGGCGAGTCGCCGTGGGGCGCTTTTTGGGCTATCGCTGCGCTCCCCCCAACCTACCTGTCGAACCTCGGAAATACCGCCATGTCCAGTGCCGAACCACGCCTCGCCGAGCTTTTCGCCCTCTACGCACAACACGGCAGCGCCGACTACATCGGCGAGCCGGTGTCGCAACTCGAACACATGTCCCAGGCCGCGCAACTGGCGCTGGCCGAGGGCGCCGACGACGAGCTGGTGTTGGCCGCCTTCTTCCATGACCTCGGCCATCTCTGCGGCCTGCGCACCGCGGCCAACGACATGGGCGGCTACGGCGTGCGCAGCCACGAAAAGCTCGGCGCCGATTACCTGCGCGCGCTGGGCTTCGGCGAACGCCTGGCGCGGCTGGTGGAAAACCATGTGCAGGCCAAGCGTTACCTGTGCTTCAAGGAGCCGGCCTATTTCGCCCGCTTGAGCGAGGCGAGCATCTGCACCCTCGGTTACCAGGGCGGGGTGATGAGCGCGGACGAGGCGGCGGCCTTCGAGCGCGACCCGCTGTTCGCCGCCAGCCTGCGCCTGCGCGGCTGGGACGAACAGGCCAAACTGACCGGTGTGCCGCCGCTCGATCTCGCCGCGCTGCAGGCCATGGCGCTGCGCTTGCTCAAGCGGAGTTGAGGTGCATGGCTGGGGTCGCCACCTCTAAGGCGGCTTCGCATCTCCGTTGTGTGCGTCACCCGCAAGACCTAGGTGCTTTGGGAGGCTGGGTTAGCCGCGCAGCGGGGTAACCCAGCGGGGCGCTTCCGGCCTCCGCGCACGCCGACCCTGCGGCGCGCTGGGCAGCTTGCCACCCGCCCTAGGCTTGCAGCAGGCGCTGCGCCAGCGCGGCGATCTGCTCCTGGCGTTCGGCCTGCTCCAGGCGCGCACCGGGGTTGAGCGCCGACCACTGGGGGTGCGCGCGCGCCTTGCCCAGCGCCTCCGGCAGCTTGCCGCTGCGCCAGCTCGACTCCTGCGGCGCGCTCAGCTTGATCGCCTCCTGCGCGGCATGCCCGCGGGCTTCCAGGGCTTGCAACAGCTGCTGCTGACGCAGCGCGAGCAGGCGCAGCACGGCGTCGTCGACGCTCAGCTCGCGCCGGCCCTTGAGCTTGCCGAGCAGGCGCTGGCCGTAGTGGCGGGCGGTCTGCGCGCCGCCGCCGGCAATGGCGCCGAGCAGCGCGGCGGCGCCGAGGGTGACGCCGCCGACCAGCAGGTCGACCCCGGCGCCGGCCGCCGCGCCGGCGGCGATCCCGCCGCCGAGCTGCAGGCCCAGTTGCTTGAGGGTTTCCGGGTTGAACAGGTCGTCGCCCCAGCGGCCGTCCAGCAGCGGTAGCTCGCCGGCGTGGGCATCGTCCTCGCGGAAGGCGTACAGGCGCAGCAGCGCCTCCACGCACTGCTGTTCGCGCTGACGGATACCCTGGTGCAGGTCATGCAGTGCGTCCTGTTCCAACGCTGGCTGGGCGGCGACGCTGCGCCGGCAGGCGGCGGCATCGACTAGCAGCTCGGCGACCAGCCGGGCGC is drawn from Pseudomonas cavernae and contains these coding sequences:
- a CDS encoding DUF3482 domain-containing protein, giving the protein MSKPLKLAVVGHTNVGKTSLLRTLTRDVGFGEVSHRPSTTRHVEGARLSVAGEALLELYDTPGLEDAIALLAYLERLDRPGERLDGPARLARFLDGSEARQRFEQEAKVLRQLLASDAGLYVIDAREPVLAKYRDELAVLAGCGKPLLPVLNFVHSEQQRESDWRQALARLGLHALVRFDTVAPPLDGERRLYESLALLLEPARAPLERLIADHEAQVLARRDSGARLVAELLVDAAACRRSVAAQPALEQDALHDLHQGIRQREQQCVEALLRLYAFREDDAHAGELPLLDGRWGDDLFNPETLKQLGLQLGGGIAAGAAAGAGVDLLVGGVTLGAAALLGAIAGGGAQTARHYGQRLLGKLKGRRELSVDDAVLRLLALRQQQLLQALEARGHAAQEAIKLSAPQESSWRSGKLPEALGKARAHPQWSALNPGARLEQAERQEQIAALAQRLLQA
- a CDS encoding TIGR03364 family FAD-dependent oxidoreductase, whose product is MTQHDCDIAIVGAGILGLSHAHAAARRGLRVRVYERSGTPLGASIRNFGQALVSGQPPGPMLDLARASRAIWGGWAAAANFSLLRNGVLLFARTQAEEALLEAFCAGRAVEHGYRAELLRGAPLAALYAGRFRHHRAALHGLDDQQLYSREAIPALIEHLRRDLGVAFHFSTLVREVEPGLLQTTAGRCTARQILVCSGHDYQTLLADHFAALQPQVCRLQMLRVRPPADFGLRHAVLTGLSCVHYGAFADLPEAAAVQAEIRRQRPELEAHGIHLLVSPTPHGELIVGDSHHYGSDAAPFNAEEVDELMLGLAEHTLATPLKVLERWQGVYGARGAEPFSVVRAAPGVTAVLMRSGVGMSVGPALGERTVAALLGEGDWPA
- a CDS encoding phosphonate degradation HD-domain oxygenase → MSSAEPRLAELFALYAQHGSADYIGEPVSQLEHMSQAAQLALAEGADDELVLAAFFHDLGHLCGLRTAANDMGGYGVRSHEKLGADYLRALGFGERLARLVENHVQAKRYLCFKEPAYFARLSEASICTLGYQGGVMSADEAAAFERDPLFAASLRLRGWDEQAKLTGVPPLDLAALQAMALRLLKRS